The following proteins come from a genomic window of Microbacterium sp. JZ31:
- a CDS encoding metal ABC transporter ATP-binding protein, which translates to MTTAPVLEISGAGLSLRGRELWAGLNLAVRPGEFVAVLGPSGSGKTTLLRAILGLQELSAGEIRVAGGAVRRGDRRIGYIPQQLPLPPGTSMRARDLVALGIQGTRFGIPFPRRGDRHRVDALLEAVGASAYAERPVGLLSGGEQQRLRVAQALADGPALLLCDEPLSSLDLANQQAVTAIIDRERREHDAAVLFVTHDVNPILDHVDRVLYIAGGRFTLGTPEEVLRSDVLTDLYGAPVHVLRTGGRLVVVGAPDADDHCHVPALPVEVGAA; encoded by the coding sequence ATGACCACCGCACCCGTGCTCGAGATCTCCGGCGCCGGCCTGAGCCTGCGCGGGCGCGAGCTCTGGGCGGGGCTCAATCTCGCGGTGCGGCCCGGCGAGTTCGTCGCGGTGCTGGGGCCGAGCGGCTCGGGCAAGACGACTCTCCTGCGGGCCATCCTCGGGCTGCAGGAGCTCAGCGCGGGAGAGATCCGGGTGGCGGGTGGGGCGGTGCGCCGCGGCGACCGGCGCATCGGCTACATCCCGCAGCAGCTGCCGCTGCCGCCGGGGACCAGCATGCGCGCGCGCGACCTCGTCGCGCTCGGCATCCAGGGCACGCGCTTCGGCATCCCCTTCCCGCGCCGCGGTGACCGGCACCGCGTCGACGCGCTGCTCGAGGCCGTCGGCGCCTCCGCCTACGCCGAACGGCCCGTGGGACTGCTGAGCGGCGGAGAGCAGCAGCGGCTGCGCGTCGCGCAGGCGCTCGCCGACGGGCCCGCGCTGCTGCTGTGCGACGAGCCGCTGTCAAGCCTCGACCTCGCGAACCAACAGGCCGTCACCGCGATCATCGACCGCGAGCGTCGCGAGCACGACGCGGCCGTGCTGTTCGTCACGCACGACGTGAACCCGATCCTGGACCACGTCGACCGCGTCCTGTACATCGCGGGCGGCCGCTTCACGCTCGGGACGCCCGAGGAGGTGCTGCGCTCCGACGTGCTCACCGACCTGTACGGCGCACCCGTGCACGTGCTCCGCACGGGCGGACGGCTCGTCGTCGTGGGCGCGCCCGACGCCGACGACCACTGCCACGTGCCCGCGCTGCCCGTCGAGGTGGGCGCCGCGTGA
- a CDS encoding metal ABC transporter permease, giving the protein MIVPALDWSDVFSFQDYGALLQLVGNSVIAGAVLGVVGGLIGVFIMQRDMAFAVHGVSELSFAGAAAALLFGGSVVMGSLVGAVAAALLIGLLGSRARDRNSIVGVLMPFGLGLGILFLSLYEGRSANRFSLLTGQIVSVSSPDLGWLIAISLIVLIGLLMVWNPLRFDSLDGQAAAARGVPTSAVSIVFMLLLGLIVAVAVHIIGALLVMALLVTPAAAAMRVSHGPVAVPLLAAAFGFASAVGGILLAIAGTLPVSPYITTISFLIYVVCRLIAWRRDRALALSAAQEPLRVAA; this is encoded by the coding sequence GTGATCGTCCCGGCTCTCGACTGGAGCGACGTGTTCTCGTTCCAGGACTACGGCGCGCTGCTGCAGCTCGTCGGCAACTCGGTGATCGCCGGCGCGGTGCTCGGCGTCGTCGGGGGTCTGATCGGCGTGTTCATCATGCAGCGCGACATGGCCTTCGCGGTGCACGGGGTCAGCGAGCTGTCCTTCGCGGGCGCCGCCGCGGCGCTGCTGTTCGGCGGCAGCGTCGTGATGGGATCGCTCGTCGGCGCGGTCGCGGCGGCGCTGCTGATCGGGCTGCTCGGCTCCCGGGCGCGCGACCGCAACTCGATCGTGGGCGTGCTGATGCCCTTCGGGCTGGGACTCGGGATCCTGTTCCTGTCGCTGTACGAGGGTCGCAGCGCCAACCGGTTCAGCCTGCTGACGGGGCAGATCGTCTCGGTGTCGAGCCCCGACCTCGGCTGGCTGATCGCCATCTCCCTGATCGTCCTGATCGGGCTGCTGATGGTGTGGAACCCGCTGCGCTTCGACTCGCTCGACGGCCAGGCCGCCGCCGCTCGCGGCGTGCCGACCAGCGCGGTGAGCATCGTCTTCATGCTGCTGCTGGGCCTGATCGTGGCCGTCGCGGTGCACATCATCGGGGCGCTGCTCGTGATGGCCCTGCTCGTGACGCCGGCCGCCGCGGCCATGCGCGTCAGTCACGGCCCCGTCGCGGTGCCGCTGCTGGCGGCGGCGTTCGGCTTCGCGTCGGCCGTCGGCGGCATCCTGCTCGCGATCGCCGGCACGCTGCCGGTGAGCCCCTACATCACCACGATCTCGTTCCTGATCTACGTCGTCTGCCGCCTCATCGCATGGCGCCGCGACCGCGCCCTGGCGCTGTCCGCCGCCCAGGAGCCGCTGAGGGTCGCGGCCTAG
- a CDS encoding Fur family transcriptional regulator, producing the protein MVQRNTWQRERVRDALSDARGFVSAQSLHAALRDENTGIGLATVYRALAGLAASGEADSLQSPEGEALYRACAMSGHHHHLICRNCGLTVEIEATAVEQWAQETASRHGFRDAEHVVDIFGLCEACAAAKA; encoded by the coding sequence ATGGTCCAGCGGAACACGTGGCAGCGCGAGCGCGTGCGCGATGCGCTCTCCGACGCGCGCGGCTTCGTGAGCGCGCAGAGCCTGCACGCCGCCCTGCGCGACGAGAACACGGGCATCGGCCTCGCGACCGTGTACCGCGCGCTCGCCGGCCTCGCGGCCTCGGGCGAGGCCGACTCGCTGCAGAGCCCGGAGGGCGAGGCGCTCTACCGCGCCTGTGCCATGAGCGGTCACCACCACCACCTGATCTGCCGCAACTGCGGGCTCACCGTCGAGATCGAGGCCACCGCGGTCGAGCAGTGGGCGCAGGAGACCGCCTCGCGTCACGGCTTCCGCGACGCCGAGCACGTGGTCGACATCTTCGGCCTGTGCGAGGCCTGCGCGGCCGCGAAGGCATGA
- a CDS encoding permease has protein sequence MTQTATAVRRPGSRVLAGLGLGLGAVALLVALDVFAPSLFPDGLPTRAQDGLTLALSVLIESLPFVMLGVILSIAVQVWLPAGVIERFMPRRAWARRAVLSLLGMLIPVCECGNVPFARGLLMRGVSPAETLTFLVAAPIVNPIVIVTTHAAFGWDGGILVARIVGGWLIANLIGWIYSRHPDPASLLTGRFLDTCEVVTHETGGRGRRSLAQFVVELRAVMPALVIGSAIAGAVQVIVPRDALLAIGSNPVLSIVAMTALAMTVAICSNVDAFFALSFASTFSPGSLVVFLLVGPLVDVKMLALMRTTFTWRTLAGIVAVVLLAAFGIGIGVNLVA, from the coding sequence ATGACGCAGACCGCGACGGCCGTCCGGCGACCGGGGTCGCGCGTGCTCGCGGGCCTCGGGCTCGGGCTGGGCGCCGTCGCGTTGCTCGTCGCGCTCGACGTGTTCGCACCGAGCCTGTTCCCGGACGGCCTGCCCACGCGCGCGCAGGACGGGCTGACGCTCGCGCTCAGCGTGCTGATCGAGTCGCTGCCGTTCGTGATGCTGGGCGTCATCCTGTCGATCGCCGTGCAGGTGTGGCTGCCGGCCGGCGTGATCGAGCGCTTCATGCCGCGCCGGGCATGGGCGCGTCGCGCCGTCCTGTCGCTGCTCGGCATGCTCATCCCGGTGTGCGAGTGCGGCAACGTGCCGTTCGCGCGCGGCCTGCTGATGCGCGGCGTCTCCCCCGCCGAGACGCTCACCTTCCTGGTGGCGGCCCCGATCGTGAATCCGATCGTGATCGTCACGACGCACGCCGCGTTCGGATGGGACGGCGGCATCCTCGTCGCGCGGATCGTGGGCGGCTGGCTCATCGCGAACCTCATCGGCTGGATCTACAGCCGGCATCCGGACCCCGCGAGCCTGCTGACCGGACGCTTCCTCGACACGTGCGAGGTCGTGACGCACGAGACGGGCGGTCGCGGGCGCCGCAGCCTCGCCCAGTTCGTCGTCGAGCTGCGCGCCGTGATGCCCGCGCTCGTCATCGGCTCGGCGATCGCCGGAGCCGTGCAGGTGATCGTGCCGCGCGACGCGCTGCTGGCGATCGGATCCAACCCCGTGCTGTCGATCGTCGCGATGACGGCCCTCGCGATGACGGTCGCGATCTGCTCGAACGTCGACGCGTTCTTCGCGCTGTCGTTCGCCTCGACGTTCTCGCCCGGATCGCTCGTGGTGTTCCTGCTCGTCGGCCCCCTCGTCGACGTCAAGATGCTCGCGCTCATGCGCACGACGTTCACGTGGCGCACGCTCGCGGGCATCGTCGCGGTCGTGCTGCTGGCGGCGTTCGGGATCGGGATCGGGGTGAACCTCGTTGCGTAG
- a CDS encoding TIGR03943 family putative permease subunit, giving the protein MGLAAVLAVVTLGLAATGRLALYINPDQAWFAVGMAVLALVGAVASFALPLGAEADHGHDHGDHEPHERPDGSDSVASLPRWTGSGVGSVAVWVGGVAASAVAVTALVLPPASLSVELAMARDTGTAPLFAGADEVLLAAADTSTFGVGDWASVFSSATSPDSFEGTQVTLTGFVAPADDGSLRVGRLVVTHCVIDAQPATVPVAAEQDALEAGAWVEVDGVVTTDAAGALVIQPREITAIDAPDDPYEY; this is encoded by the coding sequence GTGGGTCTGGCCGCCGTGCTCGCCGTCGTCACACTCGGGCTCGCGGCCACGGGACGCCTGGCGCTCTACATCAACCCGGATCAGGCGTGGTTCGCGGTCGGAATGGCCGTGCTCGCGCTCGTCGGCGCCGTCGCGTCGTTCGCGCTGCCGCTCGGCGCCGAGGCCGATCACGGCCACGACCACGGCGACCACGAGCCGCACGAGCGCCCGGACGGTTCCGACTCGGTCGCTTCGCTCCCTCGCTGGACCGGGAGCGGGGTCGGCTCGGTCGCCGTCTGGGTCGGCGGCGTCGCCGCATCGGCCGTCGCGGTGACGGCGCTCGTGCTGCCGCCCGCGTCGCTGTCGGTCGAGCTCGCGATGGCGCGCGACACCGGCACGGCGCCGCTGTTCGCCGGAGCGGACGAGGTGCTGCTGGCCGCGGCCGACACGAGCACGTTCGGCGTGGGCGACTGGGCATCCGTGTTCTCGAGCGCGACGAGCCCCGACTCCTTCGAGGGCACGCAGGTCACGCTGACCGGCTTCGTCGCGCCGGCGGACGACGGCTCGCTGCGCGTGGGCCGCCTCGTCGTCACCCACTGCGTGATCGACGCGCAGCCCGCGACCGTGCCCGTCGCGGCGGAGCAGGATGCCCTCGAGGCCGGCGCGTGGGTCGAGGTCGACGGCGTCGTCACGACCGACGCCGCCGGTGCCCTCGTGATCCAGCCGCGCGAGATCACCGCGATCGACGCCCCGGACGATCCGTATGAGTACTGA
- a CDS encoding DNA-3-methyladenine glycosylase has product MATHRPARREDLAGLPVDVAPTLLGALLETTLPDGPAGIGGDVTVRITEVEAYHGRGSGEVADPGSHARMGPTARNATMWGEAGHLYVYLSHGIHSCVNVVCGPAGRGDGILLRAGEIVEGADVARRRREAKGVARTDRDLARGPGRLGDAIGLRHALHDGIDAVTGEPREGAVARLHLRAEPLADIATGPRVGVAGIAGTAAYPWRFWIPGDPTVSAFRPGRGAV; this is encoded by the coding sequence ATGGCGACGCACCGCCCCGCGCGCCGGGAGGACCTTGCGGGCCTGCCCGTCGACGTCGCGCCGACGCTGCTCGGCGCGCTGCTGGAGACGACACTGCCGGACGGCCCCGCGGGGATCGGCGGGGACGTGACGGTGCGGATCACCGAGGTCGAGGCGTACCACGGGCGCGGATCGGGCGAGGTCGCGGATCCCGGATCCCACGCGCGCATGGGCCCGACCGCGCGCAACGCCACGATGTGGGGCGAGGCCGGGCACCTGTACGTCTACCTCAGCCACGGCATCCATTCGTGCGTGAACGTCGTGTGCGGTCCCGCCGGGCGCGGGGACGGCATCCTGCTGCGCGCGGGGGAGATCGTCGAGGGCGCGGATGTCGCCCGTCGGCGCCGCGAGGCGAAGGGCGTCGCACGCACCGACCGCGACCTGGCCCGCGGACCCGGGCGGCTGGGCGATGCGATCGGCCTGCGTCACGCGCTCCACGACGGCATCGACGCCGTGACGGGAGAGCCGCGGGAGGGCGCCGTGGCACGCCTGCACCTGCGCGCGGAGCCGCTCGCCGACATCGCGACCGGCCCGCGCGTCGGGGTCGCGGGCATCGCCGGCACGGCGGCGTATCCGTGGCGCTTCTGGATCCCCGGGGACCCGACCGTGTCGGCGTTCCGGCCCGGGCGCGGCGCGGTCTAG
- a CDS encoding FUSC family protein: MNSAAPDRPPHWRSDLRHAFTSLVRLPPSPGPRLPIATQAALAIAVPIVVMTALGRTDLGLQAASGAFALLFGSHLPPVDRVGVIPVAAAGLVASAALGALAGLSAPATLIGGVLVAVVSAALAFGFSLGPPGPLFFVLVFGLSAHLAAAGVDRVASVAAIAAGTVFAWLLSALPLLRVDARRTPRRPLRELLPGPRWSPDARLLLARVAVVAVVGTLAALWVDPDRAYWIVTAAIGVIGVAADRGTALLRGVHRTAGTVVGAGLFLVLGALPWDDPWAGFRVALVLGALQFAIELVVVRNYALALAFITPLVLLLTGAATGDMHSPGIALERIVDTLVGAALGAVTGVLHPRRIIG, encoded by the coding sequence ATGAACAGCGCCGCACCCGACCGTCCGCCGCACTGGAGGTCGGATCTGCGGCACGCGTTCACGAGCCTCGTGCGGCTTCCGCCGTCCCCGGGCCCGCGTCTGCCCATCGCGACGCAGGCGGCCCTCGCGATCGCGGTGCCGATCGTCGTCATGACCGCGCTGGGCCGCACCGACCTCGGGCTGCAGGCGGCGAGCGGCGCGTTCGCCCTCCTGTTCGGCTCCCATCTGCCGCCCGTCGACCGGGTGGGCGTGATCCCCGTGGCCGCCGCGGGGCTCGTCGCGTCGGCCGCGCTCGGCGCACTGGCCGGCCTCTCGGCGCCCGCGACCCTCATCGGCGGCGTGCTCGTCGCCGTGGTGAGCGCGGCGCTCGCCTTCGGCTTCTCGCTCGGCCCGCCCGGTCCGCTGTTCTTCGTCCTCGTCTTCGGCCTGTCGGCGCACCTCGCCGCCGCCGGCGTCGACCGTGTCGCATCCGTCGCCGCGATCGCGGCCGGCACGGTGTTCGCGTGGCTGCTGTCGGCGCTCCCGCTGCTGCGCGTGGACGCGCGGCGGACCCCGCGGCGCCCCCTGCGCGAACTGCTGCCCGGGCCGCGCTGGTCGCCCGACGCGCGCCTCCTGCTCGCCCGTGTCGCGGTGGTCGCGGTGGTCGGCACGCTCGCCGCGCTGTGGGTGGACCCGGATCGCGCGTACTGGATCGTGACCGCGGCGATCGGCGTCATCGGCGTCGCGGCCGATCGCGGCACCGCGCTGCTGCGCGGCGTGCACCGCACCGCCGGCACCGTCGTCGGCGCGGGGCTGTTCCTCGTGCTCGGGGCGCTGCCCTGGGACGACCCGTGGGCGGGCTTCCGGGTCGCCCTCGTGCTCGGCGCGCTGCAGTTCGCGATCGAGCTCGTCGTCGTGCGCAACTACGCCCTGGCGCTCGCGTTCATCACGCCGCTGGTGCTGCTGCTCACGGGCGCCGCGACGGGCGACATGCACTCCCCCGGGATCGCGCTCGAGCGCATCGTCGACACGCTCGTGGGGGCGGCGCTCGGCGCGGTCACGGGCGTGCTGCACCCCCGCCGCATCATCGGCTAG
- the rpmB gene encoding 50S ribosomal protein L28 has product MAAVCQVTGAVPGFGHNISHSHRRTKRRFDPNVQKKTYYVPSLGRKITLNVSAKGIKVIDARGIESVVKDLIAKGVKL; this is encoded by the coding sequence ATGGCTGCTGTGTGCCAGGTGACCGGTGCCGTTCCCGGCTTCGGTCACAACATCTCGCACTCGCACCGCCGGACGAAGCGCCGCTTCGACCCGAACGTGCAGAAGAAGACCTACTACGTTCCGTCGCTCGGTCGCAAGATCACGCTGAACGTGTCGGCCAAGGGTATCAAGGTCATCGACGCCCGTGGCATCGAGTCGGTCGTCAAGGACCTGATCGCGAAGGGTGTGAAGCTCTAA
- the rpmG gene encoding 50S ribosomal protein L33, whose protein sequence is MAKKAQDIRPIIKLRSTAGTGYTYVTKKNRRNTPDRLVLKKYDPVVRKHVDFREER, encoded by the coding sequence ATGGCCAAGAAGGCTCAGGACATCCGTCCGATCATCAAGCTGCGCTCGACGGCGGGCACCGGTTACACCTACGTGACCAAGAAGAACCGCCGCAACACCCCCGACCGCCTCGTGCTCAAGAAGTACGACCCGGTGGTCCGCAAGCACGTCGACTTCCGCGAGGAGCGTTAA
- the rpsN gene encoding 30S ribosomal protein S14 yields MAKKSKIARNEQRKEIVARYAEKRATLKKQLIDPNATDEEREAARVGLQKLPRNASPIRVRSRDVIDGRPRGVLTKFGISRVRFRDMAHRGELPGVTKSSW; encoded by the coding sequence ATGGCCAAGAAGAGCAAGATCGCGCGCAACGAGCAGCGCAAGGAGATCGTCGCCCGCTACGCCGAGAAGCGCGCGACCCTCAAGAAGCAGCTCATCGACCCCAACGCGACCGACGAGGAGCGCGAGGCCGCCCGCGTGGGCCTGCAGAAGCTGCCCCGCAACGCGTCGCCGATCCGCGTCCGCTCGCGCGACGTCATCGACGGCCGTCCCCGCGGCGTCCTGACGAAGTTCGGCATCTCCCGTGTCCGCTTCCGCGACATGGCGCACCGTGGCGAGCTGCCCGGCGTGACCAAGTCGAGCTGGTAA
- a CDS encoding MFS transporter, which produces MTTSSARASDLRDHLEHSRMTPYQWAIVAAAVLLNALDGFDVAAMSFVSARVEQEFGLTGTVLGVVISATLVGMAVGSLALGRVADLIGRRVTVLGSVALATAGMYLAATAQDVVQLGIWRVLTGLGVGGILTSITVITAEFSSARWRGLALGIYTAGYGVGATLGGLAAVGLQEEAGWRAVFLTGAIASTVLLAVLLFLLPESVHFLQLRGARAHAALRRIATRVGFDPDRVGEAGARTRSDATRSGAGGLFARDMLAATLLLWAAFFTVMFAFYFVNSWTPRLMVEAGMTVDQGVIVGMALAIGGAAGSVLYGALAARTSRERLLLVFLLLSAAAIVAFVLSTVFLAVAFALGVVVGLLVNGCIAGLYTVAPARYGTQVRATGVGAALGVGRAGAILAPIAAGALLDAGWTNVALYSSTAALLVVGGVAILLLSRRPAVDAER; this is translated from the coding sequence ATGACCACCTCTTCCGCCCGCGCATCCGACCTGCGCGACCACCTCGAGCACTCCCGGATGACGCCCTACCAGTGGGCGATCGTCGCGGCGGCGGTGCTCCTGAACGCGCTCGACGGCTTCGACGTCGCCGCGATGTCCTTCGTCTCCGCACGCGTCGAGCAGGAGTTCGGGCTGACCGGCACGGTGCTCGGCGTCGTGATCAGCGCGACCCTCGTCGGCATGGCCGTCGGCTCGCTCGCGCTCGGCCGCGTCGCGGATCTGATCGGCCGCCGCGTCACCGTCCTGGGGTCCGTGGCGCTCGCGACGGCCGGCATGTACCTCGCGGCGACCGCGCAGGACGTCGTGCAGCTCGGCATCTGGCGGGTGCTGACCGGCCTCGGCGTCGGCGGCATCCTGACGAGCATCACGGTGATCACGGCGGAGTTCTCGTCCGCGCGCTGGCGCGGCCTCGCGCTCGGCATCTACACCGCCGGGTACGGCGTCGGTGCCACGCTGGGCGGGCTGGCGGCGGTGGGCCTCCAGGAGGAGGCCGGATGGCGCGCGGTCTTCCTGACGGGCGCGATCGCCAGCACCGTCCTGCTCGCGGTCCTGCTGTTCCTGCTGCCCGAGTCCGTGCACTTCCTGCAGCTGCGCGGCGCACGCGCCCACGCGGCGCTGCGGCGCATCGCGACGCGCGTCGGATTCGATCCCGACCGCGTCGGCGAAGCCGGGGCCCGCACGCGATCCGACGCAACGCGGTCCGGAGCCGGCGGGCTGTTCGCGCGGGACATGCTCGCGGCGACGCTGCTGCTGTGGGCGGCGTTCTTCACCGTGATGTTCGCGTTCTATTTCGTGAACTCGTGGACGCCGCGCCTGATGGTCGAGGCGGGCATGACGGTGGACCAGGGCGTGATCGTGGGGATGGCGCTCGCGATCGGCGGCGCGGCCGGCTCCGTGCTGTACGGCGCCCTGGCCGCGCGGACCTCCCGCGAGCGACTGCTGCTCGTGTTCCTGCTGCTGAGCGCGGCGGCGATCGTGGCGTTCGTGCTGTCCACGGTCTTCCTCGCGGTCGCCTTCGCCCTGGGTGTCGTCGTCGGGCTGCTGGTCAACGGCTGCATCGCGGGCCTCTACACCGTCGCGCCCGCGCGCTACGGGACGCAGGTGCGGGCGACGGGTGTCGGCGCCGCGCTCGGCGTGGGGCGCGCCGGCGCGATCCTCGCCCCGATCGCCGCCGGCGCCCTGCTGGATGCCGGCTGGACGAACGTCGCGCTGTACTCGTCCACGGCGGCCCTGCTCGTCGTGGGCGGGGTCGCGATCCTGCTCCTGTCCCGGCGCCCCGCGGTCGACGCGGAGCGCTGA
- a CDS encoding alpha/beta hydrolase, with amino-acid sequence MPLDPFFAERLRRQRKYMIAQGLEGLKQRLGWPWFMRPAAEAAVKGAPAEEKARAHAAAKAESRDGAESPARHEPAADAHRPSRRRAEHRKIALSWDRTEQRKNGVPGPRVHTIDRVVPVPGQPDVLLRIYYPTTGERPAQPVPACLAFFGGAFRIGGLDFPTTDAANRRRAAEAGIAIVGVGYALAPEHKYPTQVMQGHAALEYVFAHAEELGIDPGRVGLAGTSAGGNIAAAVALMNRDRGKLPLRLQLLEVPVVDLTGRHIDFRASRALGIPTLLMARELASVARTYLRHRKDAREPYASPIRAESLEGLPPAVILTAEYDPLRGDGVAYAAALRQAGVEASAVQYLGATHDTGIFARVLAVSRRWHDDVVAALRTLHA; translated from the coding sequence ATGCCGCTCGATCCGTTCTTCGCCGAGCGTCTGCGTCGGCAGCGGAAGTACATGATCGCGCAGGGCCTCGAGGGACTGAAGCAGCGCCTCGGCTGGCCGTGGTTCATGCGTCCCGCCGCGGAGGCAGCCGTGAAGGGGGCCCCGGCCGAGGAGAAGGCGCGTGCGCACGCCGCCGCGAAGGCCGAGTCCCGTGACGGCGCCGAGTCGCCCGCCCGGCACGAGCCCGCCGCCGATGCGCACCGCCCGAGCCGGCGCCGGGCCGAGCATCGCAAGATCGCGCTGTCCTGGGATCGCACGGAGCAGCGCAAGAACGGCGTGCCCGGGCCGCGCGTGCACACGATCGACCGCGTCGTGCCGGTGCCCGGCCAGCCCGACGTGCTTCTGCGCATCTACTACCCCACGACGGGGGAGCGTCCCGCGCAGCCCGTTCCCGCGTGCCTCGCGTTCTTCGGCGGCGCCTTCCGGATCGGCGGTCTCGACTTCCCGACGACGGATGCCGCCAATCGCCGCCGGGCCGCGGAGGCGGGGATCGCGATCGTCGGCGTCGGCTACGCGCTCGCGCCCGAGCACAAGTACCCGACGCAGGTGATGCAGGGCCACGCGGCACTCGAGTACGTGTTCGCGCACGCCGAGGAGCTGGGGATCGATCCCGGCCGCGTGGGCCTCGCCGGCACGTCGGCGGGCGGGAACATCGCGGCGGCGGTGGCGCTCATGAACCGCGACCGCGGCAAGCTGCCGCTGCGCCTCCAGCTGCTGGAGGTGCCCGTCGTCGACCTCACGGGGCGTCACATCGACTTCCGGGCGTCCCGCGCACTCGGCATCCCCACCCTCCTGATGGCGCGAGAGCTGGCGTCCGTCGCCCGCACCTACCTGCGCCACCGGAAGGACGCACGCGAGCCGTATGCCTCACCGATCCGGGCGGAGTCGCTCGAGGGGCTGCCGCCAGCCGTGATCCTCACGGCGGAGTACGACCCGCTGCGGGGCGACGGCGTCGCCTACGCCGCGGCGCTGCGCCAGGCCGGCGTCGAGGCGAGCGCCGTGCAGTACCTCGGCGCGACTCACGACACCGGCATCTTCGCGCGCGTCCTGGCCGTGTCGCGGCGCTGGCACGACGACGTCGTGGCCGCGCTGCGCACGCTGCACGCGTGA
- a CDS encoding HU family DNA-binding protein → MADKSITKTELVASIASATGQSQSAVSGVLDALFTTVSEAVAKGSKVSIPGWIAFEQVETAARTGRNPQTGAEIKIPAGKRVKVTAGSKLKAAAK, encoded by the coding sequence ATGGCCGACAAGTCCATCACTAAGACCGAGCTCGTCGCGAGCATCGCCAGCGCCACGGGCCAGAGCCAGTCCGCGGTCTCGGGCGTTCTCGACGCCCTCTTCACCACGGTCTCGGAGGCCGTCGCGAAGGGCTCGAAGGTCTCGATCCCGGGCTGGATCGCGTTCGAGCAGGTCGAGACGGCCGCTCGCACCGGCCGCAACCCGCAGACCGGCGCCGAGATCAAGATCCCGGCCGGCAAGCGCGTCAAGGTGACCGCGGGCTCCAAGCTGAAGGCCGCCGCCAAGTAA
- a CDS encoding DUF6458 family protein — translation MSIGTGVVLFVIGAILAFGLEIDIPGVDDDFIGYLLMAVGVIVFIVGLVLLTRRRSAVERTRTVNDPGAGNVTERRTDVDPY, via the coding sequence ATGAGTATCGGAACCGGAGTAGTGCTGTTCGTGATCGGTGCCATCCTGGCGTTCGGCCTCGAGATCGACATCCCTGGCGTTGACGACGACTTCATCGGCTACCTGCTGATGGCGGTCGGCGTCATCGTGTTCATCGTCGGCCTGGTGCTGCTGACCCGCCGTCGCTCGGCCGTCGAGCGCACCCGCACGGTCAACGATCCGGGCGCGGGCAACGTCACGGAGCGTCGCACCGACGTCGACCCCTATTGA